In the genome of Magnolia sinica isolate HGM2019 chromosome 2, MsV1, whole genome shotgun sequence, one region contains:
- the LOC131237099 gene encoding cytoplasmic tRNA 2-thiolation protein 1-like gives MEEGDCRAKKAGGGRQCSICNQKRAALKRPKTLQQICRECFYSVFEEEIHNVIVDSQLFKPGERVAIAASGGKDSTVLAYVLSELNRRHSYGLDLFLLSVDEGITGYRDDSLETVKRNEIQYGLPLKVVSYKDLYGWTMDEIVKAIGLKNNCTFCGVFRRQALDRGAALMKTDKLATGHNADDIAETVLLNILRGDIARLSRCTLITTGEDGPIPRCKPFKYTYEKEIVMYAYFKKLDYFSTECIYSPNAYRGFAREFIKDLERIRPRAILDIIKSGEDFRISTSTKMPDQGTCARCGYISSQKWCKACVLLDGLNRGLPRQGIGRSRGLNGSKKESGQIVSNTEEAREAISQSKPCGTLDF, from the exons ATTTGCAGGGAATGCTTTTACTCTGTCTTTGAGGAGGAGATTCACAATGTTATTGTGGATAGCCAACTATTCAAACCCGGGGAACGTGTCGCCATTGCAGCTTCTGGCGGAAAAG ACTCCACTGTGCTAGCTTATGTATTGTCAGAGCTGAACCGTCGGCACAGTTATGGCCTAGATCTCTTCCTATTATCTGTTGATGAAGGCATTACAGGTTACAGGGATGACTCACTCGAAACTGTCAAAAGAAATGAAATTCAG TATGGGTTGCCACTGAAAGTTGTTTCATACAAGGATCTATATGGTTGGACAATGGATGAAATAGTGAAGGCAATAGGCTTGAAAAACAACTGCACATTTTGTGGCGTTTTTCGTCGTCAG GCTTTAGATCGAGGTGCTGCACTGATGAAAACAGACAAGCTTGCTACTGGGCATAATGCAGATGATATTGCTGAAACTGTTCTACTGAACATCTTGCGAGGTGACATTGCAAG ATTGAGTAGATGCACCCTTATAACTACAGGTGAAGATGGGCCTATTCCAAGATGCAAGCCTTTCAAATACACGTACGAGAAGGAGATTGTTAT GTATGCATATTTCAAGAAGCTGGACTACTTCTCGACAGAAT GCATTTATTCACCTAATGCCTACCGTGGTTTTGCTCGTGAATTTATTAAAGATCTGGAAAGGATCAG ACCTAGAGCCATTCTGGACATCATCAAATCGGGTGAAGATTTTCGGATATCCACATCTACTAAAATGCCAGATCAAGGAACGTGTGCACGATGCGGTTATATTTCTAGCCAG AAGTGGTGTAAAGCTTGTGTTTTACTGGATGGACTGAATCGAGGCTTGCCAAGGCAAGGTATTGGACGAAGCAGAGGCCTTAATGGTTCAAAGAAGGAGAGCGGACAGATAGTATCCAATACAGAAGAAGCGAGGGAAGCAATTTCCCAAAGCAAGCCATGCGGTACACTGGATTTCTGA